AACAGGTCTGTCCCTGAGTGGACAGCAAATGAAAGAACATTGTAGAGGACGCAAATTACTTCCTCATCCAGTGAACATTTGATTGTGTCAAACAAATCAGCTGTGTATCAACATTCAAATAGCTGCTCAGTTCTACAATGTCTGCAGTGTGTACCCCTCCAGTGAGCCCAAAGATCCTCTCCAGGTCTGGCGGAGTCAGGATGTCTCTGCCCACCACTGACTTTTTGAACCCCGGGGCATATTGCTCCACCCAGTCAAATGCTGAAGAGACAGACAAATACATACAGGTGTTATATCACTGTTGATCAGTTCACACTTAAAAGCTCttttgctgtattttcattttagaagaaaaaagaacTTCCTGAATTTAAACAGtcagtataaaaaaaatatgaataagagTTAAACACAGTACAACCATCagttttaagacatttaaaatacatttttgaggaattttaaataaatgggCATCTCATTCTGgaataaatatctttaaaaatatgtgtAGAGGTATTATTATTTTGTCCTATTTTGTCCTATTTGTAGTCCTGGACCACTCTGTGTTTCTAACCAGTGTCTGCGTAGGCCTCTCTGTCCTGGTCTGTCCATTCCCTGCCCTTGATGTGGTAGGGGGTGAATTGGGTGAACAGTGACACCACGTGACAGCCAGGGGGAGCTAGAGTGGGATCCAGCACAGAGGGGATAGTCATTTCGAGCATGGGcctggaaaaaataaaagataagatgagataagaGTGAAGGGTGAGTCAGTTGTTGACAAGAAGTCACAGTGAGATAATATAAGTTTCAGATGGTTGAAACTCCAGCTGAACTGCAAGGTTCTTCATCATCAAATGACTTCTGATACAACTGCTGGTTGAAGGTTACATGTAAAGATGCCAGcaagaaaacaatattaaattAAGTACTAACATTTTCAGTAAAACATGAAGACCTCATGCTCAGGAggattttttacttcttcaaGGCTAAGGGTTATTTCTGAGATAAGGATATGTGTACAACCCAGGCTGTGGAGGAACACACATCCAGTGCAGCGAGAGCACATaatcttattattttaatacatactgtataagaaAAGACATTTTGAGCTAAGCACTCGGAATTCTGTTTTACTTAATGCAATAAGGTATCAatttgctgctgtgtgattAATCTCTAATCTACTATATCAAGCACACAAAACTTAATATTTTTGCTACAGTAAGGAAAGTATGGCTAGGTCTTATGCATGATATGAAAAAATGTTTGTACTGTAACATTATCTGAAACATGTTTGTCCATAACACGTCCCCTCCCTGTAATATCTCTTCCATTGTCAGCTACTAATTTCTGCCAAATGTCATAAAAGTAAATGGTTGAGTAATTAAGTtttatgtgtttcatgtgttcaCATATGTAGGAGTGTGTAGATATGTGCACCTTGCTGAAGGACGTCCATTCATGGCCTCTTTGTAAGCAGTCTCCAGTAGGTCTACACTTTCACAGTTGAGATGAATGGAGCACTGATGGTGTGGTCCAGGTTTATCATTTGGTGTGGGCGATGCCAGGAAGTTTGGTAGCTTGTCTACGGCCACTGTTTAGAAGGCAACAAAGAAAATCATACATGAATTCAGTATCTGCTCTAAGATTATGTATCATTTTCGTGTATAATTAACACCTTAACACTTGAACACTACTTTCTTGTTGTTTATGGTATGCACATTTCAGATGCACTCGTCTACTTCCAGTCATTTCTTATACTTATAACAATGGAAAAAGCCCACTCTTCATTCTTCCTCACTGCACTTGTACCCAGTCAGAAAAAAGCGTCTACCAAATGACATAATGTAAATGTCTATGTTTGGCACTGCAGTGATACTTGAACTACAATTACAACCACTCTCATACAGTATGCGGTGCCTAATCCCTTTAACCTTTAAGCTAAGACTGTGAAAGTAAATTCTCCAAAATAATGAAGACTATCATAAAGTCTAAAAGGCAACACACCATAAAAGATCTGTTAAGTAAAGACTTCCCGAGTAATAAAGCCCTAAAGCTTAGGCACTACTGTAATTAGTAAGCAGGGAACTACAAATAGCAACACACAGGAAGCTAGATAACTCTCAACATCTTCTTAGCAGTGTGTACTTTACTCAGTTTTATAATACCCAAAATTTTGAAACTTGTGTTTTCAGTACCAAGAGCTTAGACAGTGACCTAATCTCACACtgtaataatatactgtatacaggAGTGGAGGGCTAAAGAGATGATCCCTGCTGATACACTATATCTGTTTGTGCCTTAGTGCTGAGTCTCTATTGTCTTATACCTTCCCATTTCTTTGCAACTGTGATTAGTGGTTCAACATGACAAGACCAGAACTATTGTGTAAGTATGACAAAAGAAAGCAGGGTTTCATctagatatattatatatagcgTATGGGTGGAAAAACATTGCTTCTACTGAGCTAAAACAATGAGCCCAGCAGCTTGTACCTTAAAAGGCTCTTTTTTATTCTGATGGTGAGAGCCTTTGGAGGGTacagtcattttataaaatCATGATTTGAGATTAGGATGACAGATACAGAAAAGGTTTTACCGTTGATTTTGGTGACAGGTGAGGTGTAATCTATCTGATCAATAGCTTTAATGAACTCTGGAGGAAGGGCACCCTACAAAGAACAAAGGAAGTTAGAATAAATCAAAGCCTGGTGCAATCCATacatgtggattttttttctctattacCTGTGGCATGAGCTTCTTGAAGGTGACGTATGGGGTAGCATTTGAAAGAACAACTTTACTGTGGATCTCAGTACCGTCTTTCAGCACCACTCCTCCAGCAGCACCATCAGCGCCAACCAGGACCTGTCCTACATCCTGCCAATGATACACATTTTACATACATAAAGACCAAAACGCAAACAGAATGATGGTATTTCTATTCAAATTGTAATAATCCATGCattaataaaaaatcaaaaccaCTGTACCTTCTCAGTGAAAATGTCTACACCATAGGATCGAGCAGCACTAGCAATAGCCTTGGACACGCCTCCCATGCCTCCCTCCACATAACCCCAtgctcccttctccttctccaacTCTCCCATCACATGGTGCAAAAGCACATACCTTCAAAGTGAGGCCATAAAATCACAGGTTTAGTAAGGTTAGTTTAATTCTGTGCAATCAAATTTTTTACAAGTGTTTTTCAAAGGGTGAAAATGAGTCTCACCCACTACCAGGATTATGGGGGCTGGTCATGGCTCCAATCACAGCGTCAGTAGCCAATGTTGCTCTCAATGGCTCAGACTCAAACCACCTATTAAGGAtctaaaattaaacataaattaGTTATTATGCCGTCAATAAATAACAGTATATAATACAAAACTATGTGTTAGCTTTAACAAACCTTCATTATTGGTGCAGTTACAATCTCATAAAAGTCTGGAATGTTTCTGCCCAATTTCAGACCttgcaagaaaaagaaatgagtgCACGATGAATAAATTGTTTATCAGATATCTAAACTGAGTTAAAAGTTTTATTTCCCCAGGCATGCATCCACCCACACACCACATTTGACAATTGGCATAAGTGTTTTAGCTGCAGCCAGCCTCGTCCTCAGTGATCCGGCAGTGACACCTGGAATGTCTACAGGAGGGGCATCCAGAAGAGGGTGGATAGCTGCAGCTAGCTTGTCAAGGTGTTCAATAAAACCTGGATAAGCCTGAGTACAGGTAAAAGACAAAAGTGTCAAGATGTCGGTGAGAGTAGGGGAAAAGGATGGAATAACTTAATTCATATAGAGAAATAAAGGAGAGTTTTTTCCAGTTAAAGCTACTATGACAAGAGCATAAATCTATAAGCACTCGGATGTAAAATGCAGACTCCTGAGTGATATACAGCACTTCTAAATCACCTTTGCATCCTTCTGTGAAAATTTGCTAATCTCCTTCAGGTTCATGGTGAGATCTGCGCCCAGGGTGAGAGACCTTGGTGGGGCACCGCACACTCCCTCCTCCAACATGGGGGTGAAAGCATGGGGGTCCCGCATATACACCTTTAGCCCATGTTTCTGAGGACAAATGCACAACAGCAAAGAAAAGTTCATTTAAAaattgttattaaaaaaaattaagagcAGCAAGGAATGTCACTTTAATATCTCTTCATTTCTGCTGAATTGATTAATTTATGCAACCTTGCTGTGGTGATGTTATTTCTTCTGCACTTACCTTGAGCTCCAAGTCTGCGTATATATGGGGTCGTAACAAACTGAGTAAGTAGGAACACCTAGAGAAGTGGAAACCTGCACATAAGAGTGTTATTATTCTTACAGGGATAgaataatgtacatttctttTCAACATTACCTTGACAAAACTGTACATTAGCCATAGAAGACACACTGATCAAATGGACACTGTTCATTCAGTCCCTCATAGCTTCTTTGCTTGTAGTCAATATACAAAATCAAATCTCCTCCACCATTAAAGGGTGAGTTCAcccaaattaaagaaaaaatatacagtattgtgTGCATACCATTATGGTATCTAGCCATGCAGATAGGGTTTGCTTTTCATCTTTACATAAATATGATGGaaagaaatgtaattttgtttgtGTTACTCAAAGCACTTGAAAGCACATCATTCCTGTGTTTGTAATCCTGACAGCATgctgtaaatgtttttaattggcATATTTATTTGTTAGAAAGTGGTTCCAACTACAGTAACTGGCAAGATAATATTAGTACTAGATACTGCTAGTAATACTAATGTGTATTGAATTTGGGTGAACCAATCCTTTAAGACTTAGGTTGAGTCAAGATCATCCTACCAGGGAACAGCtcctctgacacagctgctccTCCCAGCAAATGTCTGCGCTCCAACACTGCTGTCTTCACTCCTCCCTTCTGAAGATAGgcagcctacacacacacacacacacacacacacacacacacacacacacacacacacacacactgcaagtCTAttccagaaagcaggtttaacaAATTATGAGACTAACCCTGAAATCAGATTTGATGATCGCTGTGATTGAAACTCTGAGTTTCCACTTCCAGATCAGCTGATCTGAGTTAAGCCCAGGTAAATTCATGCTGTATAATATTTGAATGTGAAGGCAACCCCCATGTTCAAAGAAACAACTAACTACTACATAAAATCGGCAACCTTTTTGCTATTCTAACTCATTATACTCAGAAATTAAAGCCCCCAATCCACATTTTCAAAAAATCATCAATGTGCAAGTACAAGTACCCACTAGTGAGTAAATCAATTGAGTTACTTTTCACTGCCTGGGTCAGTGAAGGGTTCATGTCagagaagcagaagaaaaacCTGATAGCAGTTATGCAAAGCATCAATATGTTGAAAAGTTTCCAAGCAAATTTAATCAAGTGCTATGCTTATAGTTATGGGGTGCATGCAAAATAATCAACAAATAAAATTGCTAAGAttgatattgatttattatgatAGAGCAAACTATTCAGCAGCATATAAAGCAGTGAACATGTGCTCCATCTTGAACAGTCCATTGTGCTCACAATACTTATATACTTTtatctaaatacatttttgaatgcAGGACAAGTTTAGTGTGGTACTAATAGTTTAAAGTTTTGCAGGTAGTACCACAACAGTACTGCCAGCACCAATACCAGCATTCTCAATAAACTaagcaaaataaacagtttatcTAGGGCCACTAAAATCACTAAGCTGCCCCTACCTTTACCCTGTGGCTGAACCATAGACccacagtgtacagtatgtgttgtaaAAAACAAGTATATGAACTCACTGCCACCAGTCCATTGTGCCctgcaatgaaataaaaaatgtgtcagaCAGTTTCTCTATAAATGTAAATTTTCAACAGAATTTCAAATTACTGAACAGCCTAAAGCTCAACTTCACCTGCCAGTAATTCAAATTCAAGTTTCAGTTACATTTTTGTTAAGAAAGAAGACCTGACAGGTGCTTGTTGCCACCATCACATATTGATTGCATTGCAGTTTTACTTGATTGttttataaacaaaaacatgcatgcAAGCATTAGTGAAATAACTTTCTTGATGTGTTCATTAACTTGTGAAAGCTGCTCTGCAGTCATGTTTTACTTCATTGAGTTTAAAGTTGAACACTTGAGGGGTAACTTGATCCTGCAATACATGGAAAGAACAAGAGCCAGATCCAAATTACTTTTCTCAAATGGTATTTATCGAAATGATTTGGACAATCTTGATCACTTTTGCAAAAATAGCTGGAACATTGTCTCAACACTGGAAAGTCCGATGTGGTTGTTTTGGCAtagctgttgtgttttctgcacTTCATTCCTGCAGTCCGCTGACCTCACCTCCACCGATGACCAGCGCGTCATACTGGGATTTTAAAGCGGTGTGATTGGAACTGGATCTGGACCTGGTCACTGTCCGGACTGCAGTCACAGCCCTCCGTCCCCGATCAGTCCACACCA
This portion of the Scomber japonicus isolate fScoJap1 chromosome 14, fScoJap1.pri, whole genome shotgun sequence genome encodes:
- the pyroxd2 gene encoding pyridine nucleotide-disulfide oxidoreductase domain-containing protein 2, with amino-acid sequence MAAMVWTDRGRRAVTAVRTVTRSRSSSNHTALKSQYDALVIGGGHNGLVAAAYLQKGGVKTAVLERRHLLGGAAVSEELFPGFHFSRCSYLLSLLRPHIYADLELKKHGLKVYMRDPHAFTPMLEEGVCGAPPRSLTLGADLTMNLKEISKFSQKDAKAYPGFIEHLDKLAAAIHPLLDAPPVDIPGVTAGSLRTRLAAAKTLMPIVKCGLKLGRNIPDFYEIVTAPIMKILNRWFESEPLRATLATDAVIGAMTSPHNPGSGYVLLHHVMGELEKEKGAWGYVEGGMGGVSKAIASAARSYGVDIFTEKDVGQVLVGADGAAGGVVLKDGTEIHSKVVLSNATPYVTFKKLMPQGALPPEFIKAIDQIDYTSPVTKINVAVDKLPNFLASPTPNDKPGPHHQCSIHLNCESVDLLETAYKEAMNGRPSARPMLEMTIPSVLDPTLAPPGCHVVSLFTQFTPYHIKGREWTDQDREAYADTAFDWVEQYAPGFKKSVVGRDILTPPDLERIFGLTGGNIFHGSMSLDQLYLARPLPSLSDYRSPIKGLYLCGSGCHPGGGVMGSPGWNAALIAMADLKRR